Genomic segment of Acidobacteriota bacterium:
GCGCCGTGTTGTGCGCGCGCGAGCCGGTGAAGTAATGCAGGGCGCACGCGAAGGAGGCGTCGCTCACGACCCGAAGCCGGACGGCGAAGCCGCCGCCCATCCGGACCGAGGCCTGGTCGCTTCCGGCCTCGACGACCCCCTCGACCCCGGGGGCGGAGGCGAAGGCGGCCGCGACGGAGCTCGCGTCCGCCGCCGCGGCGACGAGATCGAGGTTGGCGATGACGTCGCACCGCCGCCGCACGCTCCCCGCGATGGCCGCCCGCGAGACGCCGGGCAGCGCCTCGACGAGCGCGAGGATCTCCCGGGCGCGGGCCGTCGCCTCGCTGAGGAGGAATCTTCCCTGCTGGCGCCTCAGGAACTCGATCCCCTCGAGGACCTTCGCCTGCGTCCTCTCGCCGAACCCGGTGAGCGAAGCCAGCCGGTTCTCCCGGCAGGCGTACTCGAGGGCCGCCAGCGAGTCGACGCCGAGCTGCTCGTGGAGCGCGCGGACCTTCTTCGGGCCGAGCCCGGGGACGCCGAGGACGTCGAGAAGCCCCGAGGGGACCTCGCGCCGCAGCTCGTCGTGGTAGGGGAGGGCGCCCGTCGTCACGAGCGTGCCGATCTTCTCCTCGAGCGCCTGGCCGATCCCCCTGAGCTTGCCGAGATCGCCGCGGGCCACGAGGGCGGCGAGGTCCTCGTTCAGCGAGAGGATCGTGCGGGCGGCGTTCGAGAAAGCCCGCGCCTTGAACGGGTTCTCCCCCTTGAGCTCCAGGAGGAGGGCGATCTCGTCGAGAATCCCGGCGACGCGCGCGCGATCCAACGCGAAAGCCTTCAGCCGGCGTGTGCGGCCGGGGCGGGCTCTGCGACCTCGTCGACCGGATCGATCGGGTTCATGACGAGGCCGGTGAGCACCTTCGGGTAGAAGTACGTCGACTTCTGGGGCATCTGCAGCCCGCCGCCCGCGACCGCCATCAGGTGCTCCTTCGCCGTGGGATTGAGGAGCAGCGCGACCTGGGCCTCGCCGGCGTCGACCCACGCCAGGGCGCGGTCGATGTCGTCGGTGTAGCGCAGAGGTCCCCCCTCCTCGCGCTGGCGCTCCAGCGAGAGGCCGAGCGACTTCTCGAGGAGGAGGTGATGGAGGACGGAGACGTCGAGGTGGCGGAGCGGCTCGGCGAGCGACTCGAGGTGGCGCGCGCGATCCAGCGACTCCTTCACGAGCAGGATCTGGAACGCCCCCGGCCCGGTGTAGGCGGCGTAGACGTTGCGCCCGCCGCGGGCCGCCTCGCGAAGCTTCCGGCGGATCTGATCCGCGCGCGGGTCGAACCCCTCGAAGGAAAACTCCTTCACGTCGAAGAACTCGCGCGACTTCTTGAGGAGGTGCGCCCGGTCGAGCCCTTCGACGTCCCGCACCGCGCGATGGTACGGGAGAATCGTCACGCCGGCCGAGTCCATGCTCGTGAGGTAGCACATGACGTAATCGTACGATCGCGTTCCGGGAGCCGATCGATCCTCGGCGCGGAGCTTGTCCCGGAGCGCCCGCGAGGCCTCGTAGCGGTGGTGCCCGTCGGCGATCCACATCGTCCGATCGCGCAGTCCCTCCGTGATCGACCGGATCATCCCCCGATCGGTGAGGCGCCACAGCTTCGCCTCGGTCCCCGCGTCGTCGACGGCCCAGCGCTCCGGCGGCCGCTCTCCGAACGCCTCGACCGAGCGCCCGATCGTCCCCTCGGGATCCGAGTAGAGGATGAAGATCTGGCTGAGATGCATGCGCGTCGCGTGGAGCAGCTCGGTGCGATCCGCCCTGGGGGCGTCCATCGTGCGCTCGTGGGGGAGGATCGTCTTCGAGTCGCCGTCCTCGATCCGGACGCGCGCGACGAGCCCGAACCGCGTGCGCTCGCCCTGCCCCTTCACGGAGTACCTCTGCGAGACGACGTAGAAGCAGGGCGTCTCGTCCCGGACGAGCACGCCGTCCTTCTGCCATTGAGAGAGCAGCCGCGCCGCGTTCCGGTACTTGTCGAACTCCCCCTCGGGGCGGGGGAGGATCAGGTGCGCGACGTTGTGGGGATGCCTGCGGCGGTACTCCTCGTCCTTCTCAGCCGAGATGACGTCGTAGGGCGGGGCGACGAC
This window contains:
- a CDS encoding DUF1015 domain-containing protein, which codes for MATVIPFRGLLYSPLRVPDLKPVVAPPYDVISAEKDEEYRRRHPHNVAHLILPRPEGEFDKYRNAARLLSQWQKDGVLVRDETPCFYVVSQRYSVKGQGERTRFGLVARVRIEDGDSKTILPHERTMDAPRADRTELLHATRMHLSQIFILYSDPEGTIGRSVEAFGERPPERWAVDDAGTEAKLWRLTDRGMIRSITEGLRDRTMWIADGHHRYEASRALRDKLRAEDRSAPGTRSYDYVMCYLTSMDSAGVTILPYHRAVRDVEGLDRAHLLKKSREFFDVKEFSFEGFDPRADQIRRKLREAARGGRNVYAAYTGPGAFQILLVKESLDRARHLESLAEPLRHLDVSVLHHLLLEKSLGLSLERQREEGGPLRYTDDIDRALAWVDAGEAQVALLLNPTAKEHLMAVAGGGLQMPQKSTYFYPKVLTGLVMNPIDPVDEVAEPAPAAHAG